The Niastella koreensis GR20-10 genome includes a window with the following:
- a CDS encoding HPF/RaiA family ribosome-associated protein: MAFRFESMIIEIHAPHSEVNESILKPVKEKVLSFSHLIKDVVKAEIILREDATASPQESKVCEIRLTLYGDCLFVHRRSGSFNESACLAVDELERAVLLQAKLQHGLPDQITSTVKV; this comes from the coding sequence ATGGCATTCCGATTTGAGTCAATGATAATTGAGATTCATGCCCCGCACTCGGAAGTAAATGAATCCATATTAAAACCCGTTAAGGAAAAAGTGCTGTCTTTTTCCCATCTTATTAAAGACGTAGTGAAAGCCGAAATTATTCTGCGTGAGGATGCTACTGCTTCACCACAGGAAAGTAAGGTGTGTGAGATAAGACTCACATTGTATGGCGATTGCCTGTTCGTACACCGTCGATCGGGCAGCTTTAACGAAAGCGCCTGCCTGGCAGTAGATGAGTTGGAAAGGGCCGTACTCCTGCAGGCTAAATTGCAGCATGGATTACCTGATCAAATAACGAGCACAGTTAAGGTATGA
- a CDS encoding phosphoribosyltransferase produces the protein MNSQPIFQDRIDAGLALSEHLHHYKNVDGVTLAVPRGGVPVALPVAKILQLPLELILSKKIGHPMHKEFAIGAVSLTGQVISPNAFATDEYIQQETLHIREQLRAMYKKFMGNKQPTPLNGKVVIIIDDGVATGHTLLSTIEMIKHESPKKLVIAVPVASKQAAQKLSAECDEFVCVWVPSHFRSVGEFYSNFEQISDEEVITMLGFPK, from the coding sequence ATGAATTCACAGCCAATTTTCCAGGACCGCATCGATGCCGGGCTGGCATTGAGCGAACATTTACACCATTATAAAAATGTTGACGGCGTTACACTGGCCGTTCCCCGCGGTGGTGTTCCGGTTGCATTACCAGTTGCCAAAATATTACAATTGCCCCTCGAGCTCATTCTTTCTAAAAAAATCGGCCACCCCATGCATAAGGAGTTTGCCATTGGCGCTGTAAGCCTTACAGGACAGGTTATATCGCCTAATGCATTTGCAACGGATGAATATATCCAACAGGAAACCCTGCACATCCGCGAGCAATTAAGGGCCATGTATAAAAAGTTCATGGGCAATAAACAGCCAACGCCATTAAATGGAAAGGTGGTCATTATAATTGACGATGGCGTTGCCACCGGGCACACGTTGCTCAGCACTATTGAAATGATCAAACATGAAAGCCCCAAAAAGCTGGTGATTGCCGTACCTGTTGCTTCCAAACAGGCCGCACAAAAACTGAGTGCGGAGTGTGATGAATTTGTGTGTGTATGGGTCCCCTCCCACTTTCGCTCAGTGGGTGAGTTCTATTCAAATTTCGAGCAAATAAGTGACGAAGAAGTTATTACTATGCTTGGTTTTCCGAAATAG
- a CDS encoding universal stress protein yields MKKILLVLDAAHIDTEIIHFACNFASLSHSTLTGLFYGNYEEEQPEVKMEFGAPYIEEPPVYSMGPNITLQQLEEHMTQFKSTCAVRGVRCDVHFDNTSYGSESIITESRFADFLIIKASATRERKLKDTPTPFVKDVLAAAECPVLVAPASLSEIKEIVFAYDGSRSAVFAIKQFTYLFPELSDKKAVVLQVNKDEDMPVTEQEHMGKWLRLHYSSIGFQVLQGKASEELFAYLYDRQHAIVVMGSYGRNGLSELIKPATASPLLKTINLPFFITHC; encoded by the coding sequence ATGAAAAAGATCCTGCTGGTACTCGATGCGGCTCACATCGATACCGAAATTATTCACTTTGCCTGCAATTTTGCCAGCCTTTCGCATTCCACATTAACCGGTTTGTTTTATGGTAATTATGAAGAAGAACAACCGGAAGTGAAGATGGAGTTCGGCGCCCCTTATATTGAGGAGCCGCCTGTTTACAGTATGGGCCCTAATATTACCTTACAACAACTGGAAGAGCACATGACGCAGTTTAAGAGTACCTGCGCAGTAAGAGGCGTGCGTTGCGACGTACATTTTGATAACACCAGTTATGGAAGTGAATCCATCATCACTGAAAGCCGGTTTGCCGATTTCCTGATTATAAAAGCTTCTGCAACGCGGGAGAGAAAATTGAAGGATACGCCTACGCCTTTTGTAAAAGACGTGCTGGCTGCTGCAGAATGCCCGGTACTGGTGGCGCCTGCAAGCCTGTCGGAAATAAAAGAGATCGTGTTCGCTTATGATGGCAGCCGCTCCGCTGTTTTCGCCATCAAGCAGTTTACTTATTTATTCCCTGAACTGTCCGATAAAAAGGCGGTCGTATTACAGGTAAATAAAGACGAGGATATGCCGGTTACCGAGCAGGAACACATGGGTAAATGGTTGCGTTTGCATTACAGCAGTATTGGTTTCCAGGTATTGCAGGGTAAGGCTAGTGAAGAATTATTCGCGTACCTGTACGACCGGCAACATGCCATTGTGGTAATGGGTTCGTATGGCCGCAATGGCTTGTCTGAGCTGATAAAACCGGCAACTGCAAGTCCACTGTTAAAGACGATCAATCTTCCCTTCTTTATCACCCATTGTTAA